From a single Oreochromis niloticus isolate F11D_XX linkage group LG3, O_niloticus_UMD_NMBU, whole genome shotgun sequence genomic region:
- the LOC112846021 gene encoding uncharacterized protein LOC112846021, whose product MLSMTVEGTELPFLVDTGATYSTLRDTPDCATLSNSTVSVVGFSGIPMTLPLTDPALTQLGKQTLKHQYVVSPQVPVNLMGRDLLVKLGATIMCSADGLTVSLPGGKEFPCLGSPSKTQYLVRDPEQSTAEIYWGRLVEEGILRIYQQWRPWIMSLAVYSEPRDPYHVTLFYDKEEDDTYREQFESDLEGETWNVKTHNIYIGPEGVAAAVKLTDEQLPWCNVGEDSAPHITLAVHVGHEARELGPMVKRALDNSWWQEHKEISRTHGREKTDHPDAVAELPKLPDTLWSRGPTDVGLASCSPVLFELKSDAPINKPQYRHKPEADAGIAETIEGLLQVGVLEPSHSYWNTPILPVEKQGTGKYRMAHDLRAINAIIRTETVPVPNPYTALTAITWDQKWFTCIDLANAFFCLPLHESLRDIFSFTYRGRQFRYTRLPQGFALSPGIFNQVLKEALSPCQLPEGCTLIQYVDDLLIAAPSMAACAAASLAVLNRLAECGFKVSKEKLQLVRPEAFTMTPLKQQRLSKVLDAPNLTFTHEGINMADLMGSGEPHDCAKKAQVEEKVRKDLKAEPIAGAEEWFTDGCCHRDEEGLKAGYAVVRRVEQEYQVIEAGRIEGQQSAQRAEVIALIRALRLAKNLKVNIYTDSAYAFGAAQVELAQWKRAGYRTATNAPICHKKEMEELEKALEDPDEVSIVKCKGHSQGDNPVARGNRTADEAAKKAAGYKGQRQMVQVTAEEEGSTNTLEEVRQAQKEASPEEKGVWQARGAWQEEGLWRSPDGRPVLTTKMAKQKSTGFTPYELLTGRQFPAPWTVVSAEQPQKRNRSHAEYFNELKALVSSFTKQVTCENPREKGEVPDAKAVWLKVIKRKWKEPRWTGPYEVIGRTATAVQLKGKGDTWFHWTQCAVADESLVDEDSAPPDTGGNESKRQNKSSPPCNGPIGSLPERPKQEEPLRRRSPRLQKGAITN is encoded by the exons ATGCTGTCGATGACCGTGGAAGGTACAGAACTACCCTTCCTGGTGGACACTGGAGCAACTTATTCCACATTGAGAGACACACCTGACTGTGCAACGCTTTCAAATAGCACAGTCAGTGTTGTGGGTTTCTCCGGGATTCCGATGACTCTGCCACTGACTGATCCAGCTTTGACGCAGCTGGGAAAACAGACTTTGAAACACCAATATGTGGTGTCACCACAGGTGCCTGTAAATCTCATGGGCAGGGATCTGCTTGTGAAACTGGGAGCAACTATTATGTGTTCGGCAGATGGCCTGACGGTCTCTCTGCCAGGAGGAAAAGAATTCCCGTGCCTGGGATCGCCTTCAAAGACTCAATATCTGGTCAGAGACCCTGAGCAGTCCACAGCAGAAATATACTGGGGACGACTGGTGGAGGAAGGCATTCTGAGAATATACCAGCAATGGAGACCCTGGATAATGAGCTTGGCCGTCTACTCTGAGCCTAGAGATCCTTACCACGTCACCCTTTTTTATGATAAGGAAGAAGATGACACCTATAGGGAACAATTTGAGAGTGATCTAGAGGGAGAAACTTGGaatgtaaaaacacacaatatttaCATTGGACCAGAAGGTGTCGCCGCGGCTGTCAAATTAACGGATGAACAATTGCCCTGGTGCAATGTGGGAGAGGATTCAGCCCCTCACATTACTTTGGCGGTCCATGTTGGTCATGAGGCACGAGAACTAGGGCCAATGGTCAAGCGGGCGCTGGACAACTCTTGGTGGCAAG AACACAAAGAAATTTCCAGAACACAtggcagagagaaaacagatcATCCAGACGCGGTGGCTGAACTCCCCAAACTGCCTGACACATTGTGGTCCAGAGGGCCAACTGATGTGGGTTTAGCTTCCTGTTCACCTGTTCTTTTCGAGCTGAAGTCGGATGCGCCCATCAATAAACCACAGTACAGGCACAAACCAGAGGCTGACGCAGGTATTGCAGAAACCATTGAAGGGCTGTTGCAGGTAGGGGTGTTAGAACCATCACACTCATACTGGAACACGCCTATTTTACCAGTTGAAAAACAGGGCACGGGGAAATACAGAATGGCACATGATTTGAGAGCTATTAATGCCATAATACGCactgaaactgttcctgtgCCTAACCCATACACAGCTCTCACTGCAATTACATGGGACCAGAAATGGTTCACTTGTATTGATTTGGCTAATGccttcttttgtcttccactGCACGAGTCACTCagagacattttttcatttacataCAGAGGCAGACAGTTCAGATACACACGGTTGCCACAGGGCTTTGCACTGTCCCCAGGCATTTTCAATCAGGTGCTGAAAGAAGCCCTGTCACCATGTCAATTGCCTGAGGGCTGCACATTAATCCAGTATGTTGATGACCTCCTAATTGCAGCTCCTTCCATGGCGGCGTGTGCGGCAGCCTCGCTCGCAGTGTTGAATCGACTGGCAGAATGCGGCTTCAAGGTcagtaaagaaaaactgcagctgGTCCGACCGGAG GCGTTCACAATGACCCCACTGAAACAACAGAGGTTGAGCAAAGTTTTAGATGCACCTAACCTGACATTCACACATGAAGGGAttaatatggcagatttaatggggtCAGGGGAACCACATGATTGCGCGAAGAAAGCCCAGGTTGAAGAGAAAGTGAGAAAGGATCTAAAAGCGGAACCCATAGCAGGAGCAGAGGAGTGGTTCACAGATGGATGCTGCCACAGAGATGAAGAAGGACTTAAAGCAGGGTATGCTGTAGTTCGCAGAGTAGAACAGGAGTATCAGGTAATAGAGGCAGGAAGGATTGAGGGACAGCAGTCAGCCCAGAGAGCTGAAGTGATAGCCCTGATCCGAGCGCTGCGGTTGGCCAAGAACCTGAAAGTGAACATTTACACTGACTCAGCATATGCGTTTGGAGCCGCACAGGTGGAGCTGGCTCAGTGGAAGAGAGCTGGATACAGAACTGCAACCAACGCACCGATCTGCCACAAGAAGGAAATGGAGGAACTGGAGAAAGCCCTAGAGGATCCAGATGAGGTGAGTATTGTAAAATGCAAAGGACATTCACAGGGAGACAATCCGGTGGCAAGAGGAAACCGGACAGCGGATGAAGCTGCAAAAAAGGCCGCAGGCTACAAAGGACAGAGACAGATGGTGCAGGTAACGGCAGAAGAGGAGGGGAGCACCAACACCTTGGAGGAGGTCAGACAGGCTCAGAAGGAAGCATCCCCAGAGGAAAAGGGGGTGTGGCAGGCTAGAGGAGCCTGGCAGGAGGAAGGCCTGTGGAGGAGCCCGGACGGGCGTCCAGTTTTGACGACTAAAATGGCAAAGCAGAAG TCAACAGGCTTTACCCCGTACGAGCTGCTGACCGGGAGACAGTTTCCAGCCCCTTGGACAGTGGTCTCGGCGGAGCAGCCCCAGAAAAGGAACAGGTCTCATGCTGAATATTTTAACGAGTTGAAAGCCCTTGtgtccagtttcacaaaacaggTGACGTGTGAGAACcccagagagaaaggagaggtccCTGACGCCAAGGCGGTGTGGCTAAAGGTCATCAAACGCAAGTGGAAGGAACCCAGGTGGACAGGTCCATACGAGGTGATAGGGCGGACGGCTACAGCGGTCCAGCTGAAAGGGAAAGGCGACACCTGGTTCCATTGGACGCAGTGTGCGGTAGCAGACGAGAGCCTAGTGGACGAGGACTCGGCTCCACCGGACACGGGGGGCAACGAATCtaagaggcaaaataaatcctctcccCCGTGCAACGGGCCGATCGGTAGTCTACCCGAAAGGCCGAAGCAAGAAGAACCGCTGAGGAGGAGGTCGCCGCGCCTGCAGAAAGGAGCAATCACAAACTGA
- the LOC112846116 gene encoding syncytin-A, whose amino-acid sequence MALNAKEQQVSNCVACASARPRLFTEPAPLHPEDQWGYDCMLQLTRGVVSTGNCTVLSSLFPPTDKHTKAGPFMPKKDNYTCFKFSTDHVKYEVGEIDPSWCLVTKTGRTTNNVSDANTLIGTWARSGLYYYCGHKTLLARVPLGSVGTCAMVRLGAPLMLIGNRVKAFPKHDTRTLTARRKRYVLGKRGAEGTHAYDPRMDSPTWIDSIGVPRGVPNEYKLADQIAAGFENIPIIAALFPVTPNKNVDRINYVHYNLLRLSNLTRDGMEGLVEQVGPTSLMGVQNRMALDMLLAERGGVCAMFGDQCCTFIPNNTAPDGSVTRALEGLKTLSKTMHEHSGIENPLEGWMTSVFGQWKGFVLPIMLSLAVMVGILVTCGCCLIPCARALLERVITKAVDPGAEAHIPMMPLMDMGVAVGDEE is encoded by the coding sequence ATGGCATTAAATGCCAAGGAGCAGCAGGTGTCAAATTGTGTGGCTTGTGCGTCGGCTAGACCACGTTTGTTTACAGAACCAGCACCACTACATCCAGAGGATCAGTGGGGCTATGACTGTATGCTGCAACTGACCAGAGGAGTGGTGAGCACTGGAAACTGCACGGTGTTGTCCAGTTTATTTCCCCCAACCGATAAACATACGAAGGCGGGACCATTTATGCCGAAAAAAGATAATTATACGTGTTTTAAGTTCTCCACAGATCACGTGAAATATGAGGTGGGAGAAATTGACCCAAGTTGGTGTTTGGTTACCAAAACGGGGAGAACCACAAACAATGTAAGTGATGCAAACACTTTGATTGGGACCTGGGCTAGAAGTGGGCTTTATTATTACTGTGGACACAAAACTCTTTTGGCTCGTGTTCCTCTGGGAAGCGTGGGGACGTGTGCAATGGTGAGGCTAGGTGCGCCACTTATGTTAATAGGAAATCGGGTGAAGGCATTCCCAAAGCACGACACACGCACACTGACAGCTAGGCGCAAGAGATACGTTCTTGGAAAAAGAGGGGCTGAGGGAACACATGCTTATGATCCTAGGATGGACTCgccgacctggatagactcAATAGGGGTGCCCCGGGGAGTTCCAAATGAGTATAAGCTTGCAGATCAAATAGCCGCCGGGTTTGAAAATATTCCAATAATCGCTGCTCTCTTTCCTGTGACCCCTAACAAGAATGTGGATAGAATTAATTATGTTCACTAtaatctgctgagactctctaaccttaCTCGAGATGGGATGGAAGGGCTAGTGGAGCAAGTGGGTCCGACCTCGTTGATGGGGGTGCAGAATAGAATGGCTTTAGATATGCTGTTAGCAGAACGAGGCGGTGTATGTGCGATGTTCGGTGATCAATGCTGTACTTTTATTCCTAATAACACGGCTCCAGACGGGTCAGTCACTCGAGCACTAGAGGGGTTGAAAACGCTCTCTAAGACCATGCACGAACATTCGGGAATTGAGAATCCGCTGGAGGGCTGGATGACCTCGGTCTTCGGACAGTGGAAAGGGTTTGTACTTCCCATTATGCTTTCATTAGCTGTGATGGTGGGTATTTTGGTGACCTGTGGCTGTTGTCTCATTCCTTGTGCCCGAGCTCTGTTAGAAAGGGTGATCACGAAGGCAGTGGATCCAGGAGCAGAAGCCCACATACCCATGATGCCTTTGATGGACATGGGAGTTGCTGTGGGGGACGAGGAGTGA
- the LOC109201439 gene encoding uncharacterized protein LOC109201439: MEIAVCCHGVLLAALNMFRGEIFAYPLFLQRKLAASVPGHITFLCSDVACKYFPYLTKVAQQCPELRNLLSMRPFLSVMHAKAHIWKCEIKWGGAFQDGASSTVGKEVGQVNSFLSRAAITTKYMSKAGRTDMLTLLALGWNKRKVEQLGRSLSQRYLKIIRILREQVESLNVTKNELGVDDDTLQQWVADVQKWAEDSNKRRHRIRKVILVEKKRLAAAVDDYNKLAEPTKQIVSSDALKQTDIWPWQSTSEPAADLQTKRKVFEKVMAVRCLREEEMILCREMLHHWTVLRMRSVVLGTISSDSSLVGMSEDAQKGLCSLVLK, from the exons ATGGAAATAGCTGTTTGTTGCCACGGAGTCCTGTTAGCGGCATTGAACATGTTTCGAGGGGAGATCTTTGCTTACCCTCTTTTTCTCCAGAGGAAGTTGGCAGCTAGCGTCCCAGGACATATTACCTTCCTTTGCTCCGATGTGGCCTGCAAATATTTCCCCTATTTAACCAAGGTGGCTCAGCAGTGCCCTGAGCTGAGGAACCTCTTGTCAATGCGCCCTTTTCTCTCCGTCATGCATGCAAAGGCTCACATTTGGAAATGCGAG ATCAAATGGGGAGGTGCGTTTCAGGATGGGGCCAGTTCTACAGTTGGAAAAGAGGTGGGACAAGTAAACAGTTTCCTGTCTAGGGCGGCCATCACAACGAAGTACATGTCTAAAGCAg GGCGAACAGACATGCTGACCCTCCTGGCTTTGGGGTGGAACAAAAGGAAAGTGGAACAACTGGGCCGCAGTTTGAGCCAGAGATATCtcaag ATCATAAGGATCCTTAGAGAACAGGTGGAGAGCCTGAATGTGACCAAAAATGAGCTGGGTGTGGATGACGACACACTGCAGCAATGGGTGGCCGATGTGCAGAAATGGGCTGAAG ATAGCAACAAGAGGCGACACAGAATTCGCAAGGTCATCTTAGTTGAGAAGAAACGCTTGGCGGCTGCTGTTGACGACTACAACAAGCTTGCTGAACCAACAAAGCAAATCGTATCCAGTGATGCTCTCAAGCAGACCGACATTTGGCCCTGGCAGAGCACAAGTGAAC CTGCTGCTGACCTCCAGACAAAGAGAAAGGTCTTTGAGAAGGTGATGGCTGTGAGGTgcctgagagaggaggagatgatCCTTTGCAGGGAGATGCTGCATCACTGGACAGTGTTACGAATGCGATCTGTGGTGTTGGGGACAATCTCCTCAGACT CCTCCCTTGTTGGCATGTCGGAGGATGCACAGAAGGGACTCTGTAGCCTGGTTTTAAAATAA